Genomic segment of Prochlorococcus marinus CUG1433:
AAAGTACAGATAAGTTTTGGAGAAGACAAAGGCCATTCTTCTGTTAAAGCCATTCCTCCTAAAGTTGTTGCCAATAAAAGTGGGATTAATCTAGGTTTTGCTACTTCAAGCCAAGGCGGCAAAGTTAATCTTTTTCTTGAAGGTACAACCTCATCCCTAGTTGGAGATTTATAGTTAAAGTTTTCTAAGTTACTACTGTTCATGAATTAATACCAACCATTTGAGAATTAAGGGAGTGGTCTAGACCTCTTTTGGTAAAAGGATTTCTAAAAATTAATGTTGTTAATATTGCAATAAATAAAGAGGCGTTAAGTTGATGACCGATAATAAAAATAGGTTCATTCAAATTTGTTTTAAGACTTAAAACACCCAAAGCAATTTGGGAAAACAAGAGAAAAATAAGCGCTAAAAGATATTTCCAATTTTCATTAAGTAAATTTCTCTTGTAAATTGCAGTAGCAATAATCAATAGAATTGAAAAAGCAATTGGAAAAGCAAATAATTTATGAGTATTTAGAATTAGACATTGTTTATTAAAAGATAAGCAAATATGTGCTGACCAAGTTGATGAAAGCCTTACTCCAATAAAAGATTGAATCAGAGTAAGTAAAAGAGGAACAAACAATAATAATCTCCACCAAATTAATGGCTCTTCTATGTCGTCATTTTCTAAATTTTGATTTATTGAAATTGTTGTAATTAGAAGTAGAAAAGCTATTAAAAGATGACCAGTAACAGTATATGAATCAAGCAGATTTATTACTGTTAAAGCTCCAAAAGATCCTTGGACAATAACGAGAAAAAGTAATAATGAATAAGTTTTAGGTAACCAATTTGGAATTTCATTTTTCCAAATAATTGAAAGGGCAAATTTAAAAAGAATTAAAATTCCAACCAGAAAAGCATCTAGACGATGAAACCACTCTAGAAATACTCTTAGGTTCATATGATTAAAAGGCAAAAAAGATCCATAACACAATGGCCAATCTGGGCAGGCAAGTCCGGCCTCCATGACTCTCGTAGCACCCCCAATTGCGATTAGTGCGATTAGTGCGAGTACACTATGACTCCCCAACCTTTTAAAAATTGTCAGATATTTTGATTTATATAATTGGTTATTAATCAAATGGATAAAACCTATTATTTTGCATCTTAAATTAGATTCAAAAACCAAACATTAATTAAAAATTAATATGTTTAATTTAAAAAATAATTTACTAATTTAATCTTTTTTCCCTGACAATTAACTCTAAAAAGTTATTAATAATACGCCTTTTATTTCAAAAATCTTAAGAAGTTGTGAATTTAAATGTTTTTCTTTTAACAAAGGATGCAGGATTAAAAAAATTGAATATCTTGAGGATAGAAATACAAATTTTCAAGGAATCAATTGTTAAATAAAAACATTTATTTAATTCTAATTATTTCGCTCGTTTTTGGTATATCTTTTTGGATTGGTTTTAATGTAAATTTGCTCCCAGCGGAAGCAAGTATTAATGCACCAATTTACGATGAACTTTTTAAAATTCTTTTCATTATTGGATTAATTATTTTTATAGGAATGACAATAGCAGTCATTTATAGCTTATTTAAATTTAGGAAAAGAAATGATCAGATAGGCGATGGTATAGCTTTAGAGGGAAATTTAAGCTTAGAAATTGTATGGACAATTATCCCTTCAATAATCGTTTTATTAATAGGTCTATATAGCTACAACATCTACGATCGAATGGGAGGGATGAAAGAACTAAATCATAACCATGAAATGATGAGTTCTAACACTGAAAAAATATGGGCTGGAATAAGTCAAACTTCTGATAATGAAATAGCAATAAATAATTTATCAATTGAAGTTTCAGCTATGCAATTTGCATTTCTATTCAATTATCCCAAGGGCAATTTCATATCAGGAGAACTCCACGTTCCTGTTGATCAGAAAGTATCAATGAAAATGGAATCCAAAGATGTCATTCATGCTTTTTGGGTACCGGAGTTCAGAATTAAGCAGGATATTATTCCTGGACAACCGACTATCCTAAATTTCACTCCTACAAAAGTAGGAAAATATCCGATAATTTGCGCAGAATTATGTGGCCCATATCATGGAGGAATGAGAGCCTCCATAATTGTTGAAGAAGAATCTGATTACAAGGAATGGTTTAACAAAAATAAAAAACCAGAGGTAAATTTATGACAATATCAATTGATCCACAAAAAACTAATAATGAAAGTCTTCAACCTAAAGGCTGGCTTAGATACTTTAGTTTTAGCCTTGATCATAAAGTAATTGGGATTCAATACTTGGTTTGTGGTTTTCTCTTCTATTTAATAGGAGGAACCTTAGCGAGCGCTATAAGAATTGAACTGGCCAGCCCAATGTCTGATTTTATGCCAAGAGATGTTTATAACCAAGTTTTAACTTTACACGGAACGATAATGATATTCCTTTGGATAGTGCCTGTAGTTAACGGTGCTTTTGGAAATTATTTAATTCCATTTTATGTAGGTGCAAGAGATATGGCATTCCCAAGATTAAATGCCGTAGCTTTTTGGTTAATTCCTCCTTCAGGTTTGATGCTGGTAGCAAGCTATTTTGTTGATGGTGCTGCTCAGGCTGGATGGACTGCTTATCCACCTTTGAGCATAACTACTCCTCAATCGGGACAAATTATTTGGATTCTGAGCGTTCTATTACTTGGAGGCAGTTCTATATTTGGTGGAATAAACTTTATCGCGACCATTATCAAATTAAGAAGGCCAGGATTAAAACTTATGAAATTGCCAATGTATTGTTGGGCAATGCTTGGAACAAGTCTATTAGTTGTTTTGTCAACTCCTGTATTAGCTGGCACCTTAATTCTACTTAGCTTCGATATCATCGCTAATACAGGTTTTTTCAATCCTGTCTTGGGAGGCAATGTCGTAGTTTATCAGCATTTATTTTGGTTTTATTCTCATCCAGCTGTATACATTATGGTCCTTCCTGCCTTTGGTTTAGTTAGTGAAATACTTCCTGTACATGCTAGAAAACCACTTTTTGGATATACAACAATGGTTTTTTCAATAATGGGGATAGTAGTTTTAGGTTTAGTTGTTTGGGCACATCACATGTTTACGAGTGGAACGCCACCTTGGATGAGGTTGTTCTTTACTATTGCCACGGCATTTATTGCTGTTCCAACAGGTATAAAGTTTTTCAATTGGGTTGCAACATTATGGGGAGGTAAAATTTCTATCAATAGTGCAATGTTATTCTCTTGCGGATTTATTATAAATTTTGTTTTTGGAGGTATCACAGGAGTTGCTTTGGCACAGGTACCTTTCGATATTCACGTACATGATACCTATTTCGTTGTAGCCCATTTTCATTACATAGTTTATGGAGGGACTGTTTTTATTATTTTTTCTTCAATTTATCATTGGTTCCCAAAAGTAACTGGGAAAATGCTCAAGGAAAAATTAGGAATTTTACATTTTATCATTACCTTTATTGGATTTAACTTGTGCTTTGCTCCTCAACATTGGCTTGGTTTAAATGGAATGCCTAGAAGAGTTGCGGAATATGATCCTCAATTCCAGTTCGTTAATCAAATTAGTAGCCTAGGGGCTCTTTTGATGGCTATGAGTACAATTCCTTTTTTAATTAATGTATATCTTAGTGTGAGAAATGGAAAAGATGCTGGAGATAACCCTTGGAATGCTCTTACACCTGAATGGTTAACATCTTCTCCACCTCCAGTTGAAAATTGGGAAGGGGAAGCTCCATTAGTTGAAGAACCATATGGTTATGGTAAAGAAATTACTGAAGGAAAATAAAAACATATGACAACTCTTGATAGCTCAAAAGAAATTCAAAAAAATAATTCTGAAGCCAATGAAACACATGAAGACTTCAGAATGTTTGGTCTTATAACTTTCCTAATTGCGGACGGAATGACTTTTGCTGGATTCTTTGCTGCTTATTTAACTTATAAAGCAGTAAATCCATTACCTGATGGTGCTATTTATGAATTAGAACTACCAATACCTACACTCAATACAATTTTGTTACTTATTAGTAGTGCAACTTTCCATAAAGCAGGCAAAGCACTTTTAAAAGATAAAAACTCTGAATCCCAAAAATGGTTATTTTTTACTGCTTTTCTTGGAATTATATTTTTAATATGTCAATTATTTGAATATTTTCATTTACCTTTTGGATTAACCGATAATTTATTTGCAAGTACTTTTTATGCTCTTACTGGTTTTCATGGATTACATGTCACTTTAGGCACTTTAATGATTTTAATTATTGCTTGGCAATCGAGAATCAAGGGCGGAAGATTAACTAGTCAAAATATGTTCCCCTTGGAAGCTGTTGAATTGTACTGGCATTTTGTAGATGGAATATGGGTTATTTTATTTATTATTTTGTATCTTTTATAAAAAACTAAATTTTAAAAATTAAAAATATTTTTTATTAATTTATATTGCCACAGTTCTCCTTTTAGTAAGATTATATAATTAGAAATTTGTCAGATAATGCTAGAAGGAAAAGAACTTCTTGAAAAAGCAAAATTATTAAGTAAAAAATCTGAAGATGAGATAGCAAAAGGTTGTGGTTACGTAGGTCCTAGCGGAAGAATCTTAAGAAAAAGTTTTTATAAAGCGCTTATTGAAGCTAAAGGTTACAAAATAGGAAATGGTCGGCAGGGGAAAAATGGTAATAGAGCTTCAAGAGGCAGACAGACAGAATTCAAAACTAAAGTTCATGGCAATGGGAACCTATTAATTGGTCATGCATACACCAAAAAATTAGGTCTAGAACCTGGTCAGGAATTTAAAATCGATCTTAAAAAAGAATCAAAAACAATTTATCTGATTCCATTAAATTAAAAAATATATTTTACCAACCGTTTTCTTTAAGCCACTCGGAAGAAATATTATTTGAAGATATATCTTGATTACTATTTTTATTAAATAAAAGTAATTTCTCTACATATTTAATTAGTGCATCTGCCTCAAGGTTTACGCTGTCACCTATATTTAATTTATTTAGATTTGTGTTATGCCAAGTATGAGGAATTATCGCAATAGTAAATATTTCTCCTTCTTGCTCATATTTTGCAATAGTAAGACTTATACCATTTACACAAATACTCCCTTTATTAACTACATATTTTGAAAAATTATTATTTTTCCACTTTATTGATAAGAGCCAAGATTTCTCTAATTTTTCTATATTCTCGACCGTTCCAAGGCCATCAACATGCCCGCTGACTATATGCCCGCCTAGACGATCAGACACCCTTAGAGCCGGCTCCAAATTAACAATCTGATTCAGGTTCGACTTTACTCCTAAAGTTGTTTTTTTTAATGTCTCCTCACTAACATCAACAGTAAATTTATTTTGAAAAATCTCTTTAACTGTCAAACAAATTCCATCAACAGCTATGCTGTCACCGATTGCCATATCAAATAAATTATCTAGAATTTCAATTTCTAAAATATTTTTTTCTTGTCTTAGTTTTCCAACTGATTGAATTATTCCTGTGAACATAGATTTAAGAAAAATATTTTTGCAAAATTTTGTATTTACTTTAATTTACTTTAAATGATTTTCAACTATAAATAAATTAAAGAGTAAATAAAAAGAAATTGATCATATTTAGATGATTATTAATTCACAAAAAAGATCATTTGGTAGAGGGGAGAAAGTGAGCTTATTCACTTTAGGGACAATGCGCGCAACTGAAAGTCTCGAAAAAATGTATAGCATAATAAAAAATGCATATTATGTAGGAATTAACCATATAGAAACAGCACCCTCTTATGGTGATGCTGAATCACTTATTGGAGATTCAATAAAAAAATTAGCAATAGAAGAGAATATAAAAGAAAAAAATTGGGTGATTACTTCCAAAGTTTTACCAAAGGGTGATTTTGACTTTTTAAAAAAAAATTTTAAAAAGTCTCTTGAAAATTTAAATCGCGAGAAAATTAATAATCTTGCAATTCACGGACTTAACTTAAAACAACATCTAGATTGGGTTCTTGCTGGAGAGGGTAAGAAATTCATATCTTGGATACTTGAAAAGGAACTAGTCGATCAAGTTGGTTTTAGTTCTCACGGAAGTTATTCACTAATTAAAGATGCAATTAACTCTGAAGTTTTTACTTTTTGTAGTCTTCATTTACATTATTTAGATCAATCTAAGATTGATTTAGCAGAGGAAGCTATAAAAAAAGGGATGGGAGTTTTAGCAATATCCCCTGCTGACAAAGGCGGTAGATTGTATTCTCCAAGTGAAATTTTGATAGAGGCCTCTAAGCCCTTTCATCCATTAGAATTAGCATATCGATTTCTGCTAGCAAAAGGCATTACAACTTTATCCTTGGGGGCGACAAACAAAAAAGATTTTGAATTTGCGCATAAACTTAGAAACTCATTCCAGAAGCTTACAAAACTAGAAAAAGACGCCCTGAATAAAATTGAGAAAGTTTCTAATGAAAGATTAAATTCAACCAAATGTGAACAATGTAGATCTTGTCTTCCATGTCCAAATGAAGTGCCTATTCCAGAAATACTTCGTTTAAGAAATATATCTATTGGTTATGGCCAATTAGAATTTTCAAAAGAAAGATACAATTTAATAGGAAAAGCTGGCCACTGGTGGGTAGAAAAAAATTCCTCATTTTGTCAAGAATGTAATGAATGTATTCCTAAATGTCCTAATAAATTAGATATACCAAATTTATTAAAGGAAACTCATAACTTATTAATTGAAAATCCTACAAAAAGATTATGGGGATAAGGACTCATTCCAGATATTTTTAAGATTAATTTTTTGTTCATTTGTTAATACAGAAAAAGACCAACTATTTTCCCAACATTTCTCAGAAGGTCCTGAGATGGGTAACATTTCAGATTTATATTTACTTTGCAAATAATCACTATTGAATGGAAGATACCAACCCTGGCTTACTAATTTATCTACTATTGATTTATTTTCTAAAGATTTAATCCATTTAATTAAAATTGCATTATTTAGATTTGATCGACTAAGTAGAAAATGCCACATCAAAGGTACACCTTGGCTTGGGAAAACTAAAGAAAGCCTTGGATCTATTTTTAAATATTTTGAACAAAAACTGTAAGGAACTATTGCGACAATAGCATCAGAATTAATCAACCAATTGAGCATATTTTTATCATCAAATAACATTGCTTGGCTTTTGAGTTTTTTTAAAGAATTGTATGAATTAATTTTTTGAGCAATCGACAATATTATTCTGGGACTTTGTGGAAAAATAATTTTCCCAGTTAATTTTTTAGAAAGAAGAAAATCCCAAGATGTTCTGGCTGAATTTATTAATTCTTTATTATTTTTAATGATAATTGTATAGGGTACTACGCCAATAGGAAATAATTTACTCCTCTGATTTTGATTAAAACTTCCCAAAAAATCTATCGATCTCTTATCCAAATTTTCGAACAGTTCATATTCATTTATTTTTTCAAATTCTGAAAAATCTATACTAGAAATCCACCCATCATTTATTAAAGTAAAGTCAGAATTGAAAATTGTGTTTATATTTTTTTGTATCCGAATATTTTCAAAATTAATTTTTTCCTGCTTCCAATCTTTTGGAATCGTATCTTTAAAAGATTCTGGATAAAAAGAATTTTGTAATGCAATTTTTAATTTATTAGGTTGATTACTGCAAGAGTTTAAGAAAAATAAAAGCGAAAGCTTACCACAATTTAAAAATTCTCTTCTAGTTGTAAATTTTGAAAACATTCAGCAATCCTTCTCTAAAGAAATTTGACCCAGGCCCTTCATCATTTCCAGATTTAGTTGACACAATGAAACTATTTCTTCATTTTTAAATCCATCTAAGAAAGCAAGCAATGATATTCCACCAGCACCTACACCTTCTTTCACATGACCTAATTCATAATCCTTCAATTCTTTGTATTTTGAAGATTTGAAATTTAAAGGACTGGCTAAACCTAATAATTTGACATCATATTTTTGATTAATTAAATTAACTAAATCATTTAGAGAATTATCTTTCACAAGCCACCCAGTTGTAGCAATAAAAACATCTTCAATAAATTCATCTTTGTTTTTTCCATCTAACATTTCTAGTACAAGCAAAATGATCGCTAACATCTGACTTCCTCCAGACAATATTACAGGTTGTTTTGCCAACCTGGCACCATTTAATAGACCCATTGAGAAAGCTTGGAAAGGATCACCTACCGCCGCGACAACATCAAAAGAGTCGAAATCAGCCTTGAAATTAGCATTGAAAAGTCCTCTTTTAACTACTTGTCTTCTTAATTCTCTTGGAGCTTTAAATAAACTACTCCCTACTAAATTAGATACCTGCAAACCAAAAGCTTCCATTACTGCCTGTGCAGTTGTGGTGCCCCCCGGCACAGATTCAGAAATTAAAACTGGTTGTTTTAAGGATTTTCCTATCGCAAGACCTTTTTCATAGAGATTTAAAACTCTCTCTTTAGTCATCGATTTACCAGTAGTAAGACAATTTGATGGCCCCAAATTTCTATCTTCTACAACCAAATGATCAAAGTAAGGCTTTACTCCTATTCCCAAAGGAACAATAACTGGATAAATATTTATAAGCTTTGAACAAACATGACTGATTAGGGCAGGAGTTACTCCTGCATTAAGGAGAGGCAATTTATATTTATGACCCTTTGAAGCACCATTAAGCAAAAATTCGGCATCTGCCAGAGCAGTTATTCTTCTTGATTTTGCATTAATACCTGCAGCAGAAATTCCTTGAATTTGGGATGTATTAGTGCTTGCAATTACAAGAAATATTTTGAAATTATTTATATTTTTTTTCAGTATCTGTATTCTATTAATTTGTTTTTTTTTATTGGATTCACTGCCAAAAAAATTTATCCCTGATTCTGTACAATGCATTTCTTTATAAACCATTTAAATCAAATAAGCTATTTAATAATCTTGGAGGATCTGGAATAGTTAATTTAAACCTTGGGAAGAGCGAATAGGCAACTACATGTATCGTTAAAACATAAACTATTTCTTGAAAAATTATTAATAAGATAGCACCTAGTTGAATACTTAAAATTGAGGGAGAAAAAGGTAAATTAAATAATCCAATAAACTTTTCTATTAGACTAAAACTTGCTCTTGTAATTAACACCCAAAGATTATCGCCAACTAATGTAGATAATGCTATTACTCGCAGGAAGAAACCAAGAGTTCCAATCACGACTCCTAAAGTTAAACTTAATTTCCAACTTTTTTCTTTAAACCAACACCAACCCAACCAAAAAGCCAAAATCCCATAAGGGAATAAAAATAAGGTTCCCCTTACTGGACCCATTATTATAAATAAAAGTAAAAATTGTATTAGAAGTCCTTCCAATGCAGTTTTAGTTCCTCTTCTCAAGTGCAAAAGGATAATTGGGAGTGGCAAAATCAACCTCAACAAAGCTCCACCAATTGGCAAATAATATAGAGCAACCCATAATAGAGCCGAAAGAGATGCTAAATACGAGGTCTCGACGATATTTAGTGCTTCAGTTTTTGATGTTATTTTCATCTTTAGTTGAAAATTTTTAATTAATTTTTATTCATACTTTTTTTGTCTGAATTTAAGATACGTTCAATCTTTTCTATTTCAAAATTTACCTCAGAATTACTTAATATGGAACTTAATTCTTGAGTAGGATCTTTTGGATCTACATCTTTTAAGATAAATATTATTTTGTAAGATTGAAGCTCAATTTTTCTTTTTTTTGAAGAATTTTTAATTTTATTATTTTTTTGTTTTGGTATTTTTTCTAAATTTATATTCTTTTTATTTTCTAGAACATTTTCTGGCTTTTCTACTTTGATTGTTTTTTTATTTTTTTTATCATTGAACTCTTTATTTTCTTTTTCTACAATTTTTTTATTTACAAGAATATTTTTTGGCTTTTCTACTTTGATTGTTTTTTTATTTTTTTTATCATTGAACTCTTTATTTTCTTTTTCTACAATTTTTTTATTTTCTAAATTCTTTTTGAAATCTTCATTTTGGCCTATTTTTTCTAAATCATTAAAACTACTTTCAAGAAAATTTCCAATCCTACCTCCAGAACATGATTGCAAGAAAATTAAAAAAATTAATAAAAAAAATTCTTTTTTTTTCAAAATCATATTTTTCTAACTTTTCTTTTTCCTTGTATTTTTTTTATTACCAATCTTTGTTTTTTTTAAAATAGAGCCTTTTTTATCTTTTAGTTTTTGTTCTAAAAGAAATACTGCTTCATCTATGGTGATTTTTTCTATGTCGGTATCTTTGGCAATCGAAACGTTAGTTTTGCCACATTTTAAATAAACCCCATATCTTCCATTTAATATTTGAATTTTTTCTTTAAATTCTTTCGGTTTACCAAAGTCTTTAAGTACCTCTTGACCACCTCTACCCATTTTTGGCATCGCAAGAATTTCTAATGCTCGTTTTATATCAACTGTAAAAACATCATCCTCTTTCTTTAGGGATCTATTTTCAGATTCGTTTTCATTTTTAATCCATTTAATATAGGGTCCAAATCTTCCTCTGTCAGCCTCAACAATACCTCCTTCAGGATGGACTCCCAACAACCTAGGCAAACTTAAAAGTACAAGGGCTTGATCTAGAGTTAGATCATCAGTTTTCAACTCTTTGGGTAATGAAGCTCTTCTTGGTTTAGCTTTATCTTGATCACTATTTCCCAATTGTACGTAAGGTCCATAAGGGCCAAATCTTAAAAAAACTTTTTCCCCAGTTTTTGGATCAGTTCCAAGATCTGATGGACCACTTAAAATTTGATCAACTTGCTTTATGTCTAAATCTCCAGGAGTAATATCCATTGGAAGATTACCTTTCGCCTGAATTTCATTTCCAGATTCATCAATTTTTGTACCCTCTAGCCAAGGTCCGTTAGAGCCTATTCTGACTACGCAAGGAAGGTCATCGAAATCAACTTGTCTATAAGCTTTACCATCAATATCACCTTCCGTTTTCTGAACTTTTACCTCCAGACCATTTTTACCTTTATAGAAAGTCTCAAGGTATGGAAGCCACTCAAGATTACCTGAAGAAATTTCATCCAATGAAGATTCCATTTTTGCAGTAAAAGTAGTATCCACCAAATCAGGGAAATGCTCTTCTAATAGAGCGGTAACAGCAAAAGCTGTAAACGTTGGAGCCAAAGTATTGGAAGATATATTTGCATAACCTCTATCCACAATTGTCCCAATAATGCTTGCATAGGTAGATGGTCTCCCAATCCCTTCTTTTTCAAGAACTTTAACTAATGCAGCCTCTGTATATCTTGCGGGTGGTTTAGTTTCATGAAAAGTAGATTCCTTATTAGTAACTTCAAGAGTTGTTCCGGTTGTTAGATTTGGGAGAATAATTTCTTGTTGTTCAAGGGATGAACTAGGGTCATCACTTCCCTCGACATAAGCTCTGAAGAATCCCGGGAAATCAATACTTTTCCCACTCGATTTAAATAATCCATCCCCAACACTAATTTCAGCATTAATCATTGTCAGCCTAGCTTCCGCCATTTGACTAGCTACTGTTCTTTTCCAAATTAAATCGTAAAGAGATAAGTCTCTACCAGTTAGATTAGTTTCCTTTGGTGTTTTAAATACCTCACCTGCGGGCCTAATTGCTTCGTGTGCTTCTTGAGCATTTCTTGCAGTTGAATTAAATTGTCTTGGTGCGTTAGATAAATATTCTTTTCCGTACATAGAGCTGACACATTCTCTAGCAGCTTTTGTGGCTTGTTCGGAAAGATGAACCGAATCAGTCCTCATGTATGTTATGAAACCTCTCTCATATAGTCCTTGTGCACATCTCATAGTTTCTCTTGCAGACAAACGAAGCTTCCTATTTGCTTCTTGTTGCAATGTACTAGTTGTAAATGGAGGAACTGGCTTGCGAGTAGATGGTTTTTTTTCTATTTTTGAGACTAACCAATCCTCAGAGGAAAAAATCTTCAATAAGTCATTTACTTTTTCTTCTCCAATTATTAAAGATTTATTTCCTTGTTTTAATTTACCGGTCTGTTCATCGAAATCGGAACCATTAGAAATTCTTTGGCCGTTTAAGCTAAATAATTTAGTTTCGAAAGTAACATTATCTTTTACTAGGGAAGCTTTAATTCCCCAGTAACTTGCTTTTTTAAAGGATCTTCTTTCTCTCTCTCTTCTAACAAGAAGTCTTACAGAAACTGATTGAACACGCCCAGCAGATAAACGGGGGGCTACCTTCTTCCAAAGTAAAGGAGATAATTCATATCCAAAAAGCCTGTCCAAGATTCTCCTGGTTTCTTGAGCCTGAACAAGTTCCATATCAATTTCTCTGGTTTGATCTAAAGCTTTATTAATTGCCTTTTTTGTAATTTCATGAAAAACCATCCTCTTAGTAGGTATTTTAGGCTTAAGTATTTGCAGAAGATGCCAGCTAATACTCTCTCCCTCCCTATCTTCATCAGTAGCAAGTAATAGTTGGGTTGCACCTTTCAATGCATCTTTAAGCTCTTTAACAACCTTTTTCTTCTCTTTTGGAACTATGTAAAGCGGTTCAAAATCTTCCGTTGTATTTACTCCTATCCTTGACCATTTTTCCTTTTTGACTGCAGCAGGTATTTCAGCCGCCCCTTTTGGAAGATCTCTTACGTGTCCCATAGAAGCAAGAACTTCAAAATTAGAAGGCAAAAACTTTCTTATAGTTTTTGCTTTGGTGGGACTTTCAACAATAACTAGTGTGTGATCCAAGGTTTATTTCAAAAATTGGTGTTTTTGTTCAGTTAGGGCATATTATGATTATTTGAAACTTTTTCAAGTAATTTCTCTTGAAAATTTCAAAAATCATACCCATAAATTATAATCAAGTTAAGATTAACTCTTTGATCATTACAATCAATCATTTAATTTAATCCTATTTAATAAAGTGCCCAACGAAATCTTTACAATTAATTTAAATGCACAAGCCATTATTCCAGAGGCCTTTATCTTATTAGG
This window contains:
- a CDS encoding aldo/keto reductase, coding for MIINSQKRSFGRGEKVSLFTLGTMRATESLEKMYSIIKNAYYVGINHIETAPSYGDAESLIGDSIKKLAIEENIKEKNWVITSKVLPKGDFDFLKKNFKKSLENLNREKINNLAIHGLNLKQHLDWVLAGEGKKFISWILEKELVDQVGFSSHGSYSLIKDAINSEVFTFCSLHLHYLDQSKIDLAEEAIKKGMGVLAISPADKGGRLYSPSEILIEASKPFHPLELAYRFLLAKGITTLSLGATNKKDFEFAHKLRNSFQKLTKLEKDALNKIEKVSNERLNSTKCEQCRSCLPCPNEVPIPEILRLRNISIGYGQLEFSKERYNLIGKAGHWWVEKNSSFCQECNECIPKCPNKLDIPNLLKETHNLLIENPTKRLWG
- a CDS encoding riboflavin synthase, whose amino-acid sequence is MFTGIIQSVGKLRQEKNILEIEILDNLFDMAIGDSIAVDGICLTVKEIFQNKFTVDVSEETLKKTTLGVKSNLNQIVNLEPALRVSDRLGGHIVSGHVDGLGTVENIEKLEKSWLLSIKWKNNNFSKYVVNKGSICVNGISLTIAKYEQEGEIFTIAIIPHTWHNTNLNKLNIGDSVNLEADALIKYVEKLLLFNKNSNQDISSNNISSEWLKENGW
- a CDS encoding heme-copper oxidase subunit III; the encoded protein is MTTLDSSKEIQKNNSEANETHEDFRMFGLITFLIADGMTFAGFFAAYLTYKAVNPLPDGAIYELELPIPTLNTILLLISSATFHKAGKALLKDKNSESQKWLFFTAFLGIIFLICQLFEYFHLPFGLTDNLFASTFYALTGFHGLHVTLGTLMILIIAWQSRIKGGRLTSQNMFPLEAVELYWHFVDGIWVILFIILYLL
- a CDS encoding heme A synthase; the encoded protein is MINNQLYKSKYLTIFKRLGSHSVLALIALIAIGGATRVMEAGLACPDWPLCYGSFLPFNHMNLRVFLEWFHRLDAFLVGILILFKFALSIIWKNEIPNWLPKTYSLLLFLVIVQGSFGALTVINLLDSYTVTGHLLIAFLLLITTISINQNLENDDIEEPLIWWRLLLFVPLLLTLIQSFIGVRLSSTWSAHICLSFNKQCLILNTHKLFAFPIAFSILLIIATAIYKRNLLNENWKYLLALIFLLFSQIALGVLSLKTNLNEPIFIIGHQLNASLFIAILTTLIFRNPFTKRGLDHSLNSQMVGINS
- the coxB gene encoding cytochrome c oxidase subunit II; this translates as MLNKNIYLILIISLVFGISFWIGFNVNLLPAEASINAPIYDELFKILFIIGLIIFIGMTIAVIYSLFKFRKRNDQIGDGIALEGNLSLEIVWTIIPSIIVLLIGLYSYNIYDRMGGMKELNHNHEMMSSNTEKIWAGISQTSDNEIAINNLSIEVSAMQFAFLFNYPKGNFISGELHVPVDQKVSMKMESKDVIHAFWVPEFRIKQDIIPGQPTILNFTPTKVGKYPIICAELCGPYHGGMRASIIVEEESDYKEWFNKNKKPEVNL
- a CDS encoding transcriptional regulator, encoding MLEGKELLEKAKLLSKKSEDEIAKGCGYVGPSGRILRKSFYKALIEAKGYKIGNGRQGKNGNRASRGRQTEFKTKVHGNGNLLIGHAYTKKLGLEPGQEFKIDLKKESKTIYLIPLN
- the ctaD gene encoding cytochrome c oxidase subunit I, encoding MTISIDPQKTNNESLQPKGWLRYFSFSLDHKVIGIQYLVCGFLFYLIGGTLASAIRIELASPMSDFMPRDVYNQVLTLHGTIMIFLWIVPVVNGAFGNYLIPFYVGARDMAFPRLNAVAFWLIPPSGLMLVASYFVDGAAQAGWTAYPPLSITTPQSGQIIWILSVLLLGGSSIFGGINFIATIIKLRRPGLKLMKLPMYCWAMLGTSLLVVLSTPVLAGTLILLSFDIIANTGFFNPVLGGNVVVYQHLFWFYSHPAVYIMVLPAFGLVSEILPVHARKPLFGYTTMVFSIMGIVVLGLVVWAHHMFTSGTPPWMRLFFTIATAFIAVPTGIKFFNWVATLWGGKISINSAMLFSCGFIINFVFGGITGVALAQVPFDIHVHDTYFVVAHFHYIVYGGTVFIIFSSIYHWFPKVTGKMLKEKLGILHFIITFIGFNLCFAPQHWLGLNGMPRRVAEYDPQFQFVNQISSLGALLMAMSTIPFLINVYLSVRNGKDAGDNPWNALTPEWLTSSPPPVENWEGEAPLVEEPYGYGKEITEGK
- a CDS encoding TIGR00303 family protein encodes the protein MHCTESGINFFGSESNKKKQINRIQILKKNINNFKIFLVIASTNTSQIQGISAAGINAKSRRITALADAEFLLNGASKGHKYKLPLLNAGVTPALISHVCSKLINIYPVIVPLGIGVKPYFDHLVVEDRNLGPSNCLTTGKSMTKERVLNLYEKGLAIGKSLKQPVLISESVPGGTTTAQAVMEAFGLQVSNLVGSSLFKAPRELRRQVVKRGLFNANFKADFDSFDVVAAVGDPFQAFSMGLLNGARLAKQPVILSGGSQMLAIILLVLEMLDGKNKDEFIEDVFIATTGWLVKDNSLNDLVNLINQKYDVKLLGLASPLNFKSSKYKELKDYELGHVKEGVGAGGISLLAFLDGFKNEEIVSLCQLNLEMMKGLGQISLEKDC